In Sinorhizobium numidicum, the following proteins share a genomic window:
- a CDS encoding response regulator — MTRILLVEDNEMNRDMLSRRLSRRGFDVLIAENGKAGVELAASEKPDLILMDMSLPVMDGWEATRLIKANPVTSSIPVIALTAHAMASDREMAIEAGCDDYDSKPVDLPQLVRKIEQLLTTRH, encoded by the coding sequence ATGACGAGAATCCTTCTGGTGGAAGACAATGAAATGAACCGCGACATGCTTTCGCGGCGGTTGTCTCGGCGCGGCTTCGATGTGCTCATTGCGGAAAATGGCAAGGCCGGGGTCGAGCTCGCCGCTTCGGAAAAGCCGGATCTGATCCTAATGGACATGAGCCTGCCGGTGATGGACGGCTGGGAAGCGACCAGACTGATCAAGGCCAATCCCGTCACATCCAGTATTCCCGTCATCGCGCTGACCGCGCACGCAATGGCGAGCGATCGCGAAATGGCCATCGAGGCCGGCTGCGACGACTATGACAGCAAACCGGTCGACTTGCCGCAGCTTGTCCGAAAAATCGAGCAACTGCTTACGACACGTCACTAA
- a CDS encoding adenylate/guanylate cyclase domain-containing protein — protein sequence MSTGNEFQRQAIAAHVKQRLAGPARAILGFQELLLEQARDFGLTYMQSDLERIGAAARQLNGLIDRLVEGEACSQEGGEADAEARLRHDLRTPLNAIIGYSEMILEDAGDLHQHTLKEDLGVMLAAAAELLKQVDAIAGLSRRQAIETLQPKDQTGIDAAELERLLFKAENHVWSNQGGKILVVDDVASNRDLLSRRLRREGHHVVTADSGLSALKRLNEDEFDLILLDILMPDMNGIEILSRLKADNRWRHVPVIMISGLSEVAAVARCIEAGADDYLTKPFNPILLRARINSTLEKKRWLDREHRYLQQIETEKRRADSLIHAILPDQIVARLQGGEEIIADRFEEVSILFADIVGFSPIAAKLPPSDLVRRLDGMFSRFDLLTEQHRVEKIKTIGDAYMAACGIPEPAADHADRIVALGKSMLQSLRDAPPDHDRFRVRIGIHSGPVVAGLIGRLRFVYDVWGETVNIASRLESQGVADRIQISEATRRALHRQWTLEPRCALDLRGIGTIETYLVR from the coding sequence ATGAGTACCGGGAACGAATTTCAGCGCCAGGCCATCGCCGCCCACGTGAAGCAGCGACTGGCCGGCCCGGCACGAGCGATCCTGGGTTTTCAGGAGCTGCTGCTCGAGCAGGCGCGGGATTTCGGTTTGACCTATATGCAGTCCGACCTGGAGCGGATCGGCGCCGCAGCCAGGCAACTGAACGGCCTCATCGATCGGCTGGTCGAGGGCGAGGCCTGTTCTCAGGAAGGGGGGGAAGCCGACGCGGAGGCAAGACTCCGCCACGATCTGCGCACGCCGCTCAACGCTATCATTGGCTATTCGGAAATGATCCTCGAAGATGCAGGGGACTTGCACCAGCACACGCTCAAGGAGGATCTCGGTGTTATGCTTGCGGCGGCCGCCGAGCTTCTGAAGCAGGTCGACGCGATTGCCGGTCTGTCGCGAAGACAAGCCATCGAGACGCTTCAGCCAAAGGATCAAACCGGGATCGACGCAGCGGAGCTTGAACGGCTCCTGTTCAAGGCCGAGAATCACGTATGGTCCAATCAGGGCGGCAAGATTCTCGTCGTGGACGATGTCGCCAGCAATCGTGACCTTCTCTCCCGCCGCCTGCGGCGTGAGGGCCATCACGTCGTCACCGCCGATTCCGGCCTGTCCGCCCTTAAGAGACTGAACGAGGATGAATTCGATCTCATCCTGCTCGACATATTGATGCCGGACATGAACGGCATCGAGATTCTCTCGCGGCTAAAGGCGGATAACCGGTGGCGGCACGTCCCGGTGATCATGATATCGGGTTTAAGCGAAGTCGCGGCGGTGGCCCGGTGCATCGAGGCGGGAGCTGATGACTATCTAACGAAGCCGTTCAATCCGATTCTGCTGCGCGCGCGCATCAACTCCACCCTCGAGAAGAAGCGCTGGCTTGACCGCGAGCACCGCTATCTGCAGCAGATAGAAACAGAGAAGCGGCGTGCCGATTCACTCATTCACGCCATCCTGCCAGACCAGATCGTTGCCCGATTACAGGGCGGCGAAGAGATCATTGCCGATCGCTTCGAAGAGGTTTCCATCCTGTTTGCAGATATCGTCGGCTTCTCGCCGATTGCGGCAAAGCTGCCGCCGTCCGATCTGGTCAGGCGGCTCGATGGGATGTTCAGCAGGTTCGATCTCCTGACTGAGCAGCATCGTGTGGAGAAGATCAAGACTATCGGAGACGCCTATATGGCGGCCTGCGGGATTCCGGAGCCTGCAGCGGATCACGCCGACAGGATCGTGGCGCTCGGGAAGTCCATGTTGCAATCGTTGCGGGATGCGCCCCCCGACCACGACCGCTTTCGGGTCCGCATCGGGATCCATTCAGGGCCGGTCGTTGCCGGGCTGATCGGCCGGCTTCGTTTCGTTTACGACGTGTGGGGAGAAACCGTGAACATTGCGAGCCGCCTGGAATCTCAGGGCGTTGCCGATCGCATACAGATCTCGGAGGCGACAAGACGCGCGCTTCACCGACAGTGGACGCTCGAGCCACGGTGCGCGCTGGATCTGCGGGGCATCGGCACGATCGAGACCTATCTTGTTCGATAG
- a CDS encoding alpha/beta fold hydrolase: MTSPLRNAGSVARHIDAPNFSIKVGGTAFAYRDLGPLGGVPVILLNHWGAVLDNFDPRIVDGLASKHRVVATNYRGIGASGGTAPVTIDEMARDAIALIRALGFEKVDLLGFSLGGFVAQDVALKAPHLVRKLILAGTGPAGGTGIDKVGAVSWPLIVKGLLTLRDPKTYLFFTSTANGRRAAKAFLSRLKERKTGRDKGPTSRAFLRQLKAITAWGRQAPQDLGSIRIPVLIANGDQDKMVPSSNTYDLARRIPGSQLVIYEDAGHGGIFQNHADFVRKSLLFLGA, encoded by the coding sequence ATGACAAGTCCTCTCCGCAACGCCGGATCGGTTGCGCGCCATATCGATGCGCCCAATTTCTCCATCAAGGTCGGGGGAACTGCTTTTGCCTATCGAGACCTTGGTCCCCTGGGTGGCGTGCCAGTCATTCTCCTCAACCACTGGGGGGCGGTGCTGGACAATTTCGATCCAAGGATTGTTGATGGCCTCGCCAGCAAACATCGTGTGGTCGCGACCAACTATCGCGGTATTGGCGCGTCGGGCGGAACGGCGCCCGTGACCATCGACGAAATGGCGCGCGACGCGATTGCCCTGATCCGGGCGCTGGGTTTCGAGAAGGTCGATCTGCTCGGCTTTTCCCTCGGGGGCTTTGTGGCGCAGGATGTTGCCCTCAAAGCACCGCACCTCGTGCGAAAACTCATCCTTGCCGGCACTGGTCCGGCGGGCGGCACGGGCATCGACAAGGTGGGGGCGGTGTCCTGGCCCCTTATTGTCAAAGGTCTACTGACACTCCGCGACCCGAAAACCTATCTGTTTTTCACCTCCACGGCCAATGGTCGCCGGGCCGCGAAAGCCTTTCTGAGTCGGCTGAAGGAACGCAAAACGGGTAGAGACAAGGGGCCGACTTCTCGTGCTTTCCTGCGACAGCTCAAGGCGATCACCGCATGGGGACGGCAGGCGCCCCAAGATCTCGGAAGCATCCGGATCCCGGTGCTGATTGCGAATGGTGATCAGGACAAGATGGTTCCGAGCAGCAATACCTACGACCTCGCCCGGCGCATCCCGGGCTCGCAACTCGTGATCTACGAAGACGCCGGGCATGGCGGGATATTCCAGAACCACGCCGATTTCGTGCGGAAATCTCTGTTGTTCCTCGGCGCCTGA
- a CDS encoding NADP-dependent oxidoreductase, with protein sequence MKAFVVDKYKKKGALRLTNMPEPELRDNDVLVRVRATGVNLLDSKVRDGEFKLILPYRPPFVLGHDVAGSVVRVGSKVRRFKTGDEVYARPRDHRVGTFAEFIAMNEADVALKPKNLNMEEAASIPLVGLTAWQALVEMGKVKPGQKVFIQAGSGGVGTFAIQLAKHLGAEVATTTSEKNVELVKSLGADLVIDYKTQDFEKALSGYDLVLNSQDTKMLEKSLRVLKPGGRLVSISGPPDPEFAKDLRLNLFLKFVIRLLSRGVRKRAKSLGIGYSFLFMRAQGEHLTEITSLIESGVIRPVVDRIFPFEKTGDALAYVETGRAKGKVVITVGE encoded by the coding sequence ATGAAGGCATTCGTTGTCGATAAATACAAAAAGAAAGGCGCCTTGCGCTTGACCAACATGCCGGAGCCGGAGTTGCGGGACAACGACGTCCTGGTTCGCGTTCGTGCGACGGGTGTGAATCTGCTGGACTCCAAGGTAAGAGACGGAGAATTCAAGCTCATTCTGCCCTATCGGCCGCCCTTCGTCCTGGGTCACGACGTGGCCGGAAGCGTCGTCCGGGTGGGTTCGAAAGTCCGGCGATTCAAGACGGGCGACGAGGTCTATGCGCGGCCGCGCGACCACCGGGTCGGGACATTCGCAGAGTTCATTGCGATGAATGAAGCCGACGTGGCGCTGAAACCTAAAAACCTAAACATGGAAGAGGCCGCCTCCATTCCGCTGGTAGGTCTGACCGCATGGCAAGCGCTGGTCGAGATGGGCAAGGTGAAGCCCGGCCAGAAGGTCTTCATTCAGGCCGGCTCCGGTGGAGTGGGGACTTTTGCCATCCAGCTCGCCAAGCATCTCGGCGCGGAAGTTGCGACGACGACGAGCGAGAAGAATGTCGAGCTGGTCAAAAGCCTCGGCGCAGACCTGGTCATCGACTACAAAACGCAGGATTTCGAAAAAGCTCTCTCGGGCTACGATCTCGTCCTGAACAGCCAGGACACCAAGATGCTCGAAAAATCTCTTCGTGTCTTGAAGCCGGGTGGCCGGCTCGTTTCGATCTCGGGTCCGCCAGACCCGGAGTTCGCCAAGGACCTGAGATTGAATCTGTTTCTGAAATTCGTGATACGCCTGCTGAGCCGAGGGGTCCGAAAAAGAGCCAAGAGCCTTGGCATCGGTTACTCGTTCCTATTCATGCGTGCGCAGGGTGAGCACTTGACTGAGATCACGTCGCTGATCGAATCTGGCGTAATCCGTCCAGTGGTCGACAGGATTTTCCCATTTGAGAAGACCGGGGACGCCCTGGCCTATGTGGAGACCGGGCGTGCGAAGGGCAAGGTTGTCATCACAGTGGGGGAATAG
- a CDS encoding TetR/AcrR family transcriptional regulator — protein MKVTREQMAENRQRILEAASRLFREKGFEAVGVAEVMKAAGLTHGGFYGHFSSKDDLIVHAFGHAIGKRNGATLPLRAYMDEYLSPRHRDNWAGGCPISGLAADTLRQTPAARAAVTEGVRAQLDWMSKQLPGPHAADRRRQAIASWAAMVGATILARATTDPDFSDEILKETRAWIDDGLNRSTAAISETA, from the coding sequence ATGAAAGTCACCCGAGAACAGATGGCTGAGAACCGTCAACGGATCCTGGAAGCCGCGAGCCGGTTGTTTCGCGAGAAGGGTTTCGAGGCAGTCGGCGTGGCGGAGGTTATGAAGGCCGCAGGGCTGACGCATGGCGGCTTTTACGGTCATTTCAGCTCGAAGGACGACTTGATCGTCCATGCGTTCGGTCACGCCATTGGGAAACGCAATGGCGCGACGCTTCCTCTTCGCGCGTACATGGACGAGTATCTGTCGCCGCGACACCGTGACAATTGGGCTGGTGGCTGTCCCATTTCAGGGCTTGCCGCCGACACCCTTCGCCAGACACCAGCGGCCCGCGCGGCGGTAACGGAGGGCGTGCGAGCACAGCTAGATTGGATGAGTAAGCAACTCCCTGGGCCGCATGCGGCCGACCGACGCCGCCAGGCCATCGCAAGCTGGGCTGCAATGGTCGGAGCGACGATCCTCGCCCGAGCGACCACGGATCCCGACTTTTCGGACGAAATACTAAAGGAGACCCGAGCATGGATTGATGACGGGCTGAACCGATCCACTGCCGCGATCTCGGAAACAGCATAA
- a CDS encoding SDR family NAD(P)-dependent oxidoreductase: MAENPTVLITGASSGIGAAYAERFARRGHDLVLVARNKARLEALSTRLRDEASVAVDILQADVTNLDDLAAVETRLRDDHRIGILVNNAGASLGGTFVDQATNDVAQLIALNATAVARLASAVAPRFIESGSGAIINVSSVVGLAPEFGMSVYGATKAFVTFLSQGLSLELGPKGVYVQAVLPAATRTELWELAGIDVDTLPAVMEVDELVDAALAGFDRRETVTIPPLHDAAQWEAYHAARQTMIPGFAQVRAAERYRTAV, encoded by the coding sequence ATGGCTGAAAATCCTACCGTCCTCATCACCGGCGCATCCTCGGGTATTGGCGCGGCTTATGCAGAACGTTTTGCCCGACGCGGACATGACCTGGTACTGGTCGCACGGAATAAGGCAAGGCTGGAGGCTCTCTCTACACGACTCCGCGACGAAGCTAGCGTGGCGGTCGACATTCTGCAGGCCGATGTCACCAATCTCGACGATCTTGCCGCGGTGGAAACGCGTCTGCGCGACGATCATCGGATCGGGATCCTTGTCAACAATGCCGGCGCCAGCCTGGGAGGAACATTTGTCGATCAGGCAACCAATGATGTCGCTCAACTTATTGCTCTGAACGCGACGGCGGTCGCTCGGCTCGCAAGCGCCGTGGCGCCACGATTCATCGAGTCGGGATCTGGCGCCATCATCAACGTTTCGTCGGTCGTAGGGCTGGCCCCTGAATTTGGAATGTCAGTCTACGGCGCGACCAAGGCGTTCGTGACGTTTCTCTCCCAAGGCCTCAGCCTCGAGCTCGGCCCTAAGGGCGTCTATGTTCAAGCGGTTTTGCCTGCGGCGACGCGAACTGAGCTCTGGGAGCTTGCCGGCATCGACGTCGACACGCTCCCGGCGGTGATGGAAGTGGACGAACTCGTGGATGCTGCGTTGGCCGGCTTCGACAGGCGCGAAACCGTCACTATCCCACCGCTGCACGATGCTGCCCAGTGGGAAGCCTATCACGCTGCGCGGCAAACGATGATCCCTGGGTTTGCGCAGGTCCGTGCAGCCGAACGCTATCGCACCGCCGTTTGA
- a CDS encoding thiolase family protein: protein MSTLDIILAHPVRTAIGAFNGTLKTIPAAELGAIAVRETLRRTGIEADLVGTVVMGNVIQAGNRMNPARQAAIGGGLPVEVPAMAVNRVCGSGAQAILSAAHEIAAGDSSVAIAGGMENMDRAPYLMDGGRWGYRMGPAQILDSMLSDGLNDAFSGQHSGWHTEDLVEKMQITRADQDVFAARSQQSFAAARDAGHFDAEMVAVEVKGRNGTESFVTDEAPRPDTTVEALARLRPAFRPHGTITAGNAPGLNSAAAAMVVAERGFAEARGIAPMGRLAGYGVAAVEPGMFGLGPVPAVRKALARAGWSLSDIERIEINEAFAAVPIAVTRQLGLPEDIVNVEGGAIAHGHPIGATGAILTTRLLHAMKREGLRRGIVTLCIGGGQGIALALEAL, encoded by the coding sequence ATGAGCACACTCGACATCATCCTCGCCCATCCCGTCCGGACTGCGATCGGCGCTTTCAACGGCACGTTGAAAACCATTCCGGCAGCCGAACTTGGAGCAATTGCAGTGCGAGAGACCCTGCGCCGCACCGGTATCGAGGCGGACTTGGTCGGCACTGTGGTCATGGGCAATGTCATCCAAGCGGGAAATCGGATGAACCCGGCGCGGCAGGCTGCGATCGGTGGCGGGCTTCCAGTCGAGGTGCCGGCAATGGCCGTCAATCGGGTCTGCGGCTCGGGCGCGCAGGCGATCCTGAGCGCCGCGCACGAGATCGCGGCGGGTGACAGTAGTGTGGCCATCGCCGGTGGGATGGAGAATATGGACCGCGCGCCCTATCTCATGGACGGCGGGCGCTGGGGTTATCGGATGGGACCAGCCCAGATCCTCGACAGCATGCTGAGCGATGGGCTTAACGACGCTTTCTCCGGCCAGCATTCGGGATGGCACACCGAAGATCTCGTCGAAAAGATGCAGATCACGCGTGCCGATCAGGACGTCTTCGCGGCGCGGTCACAGCAGAGCTTTGCGGCCGCGCGAGATGCCGGTCATTTTGACGCTGAAATGGTCGCGGTCGAGGTAAAAGGCCGTAATGGGACGGAAAGCTTTGTCACCGACGAAGCACCGCGGCCCGATACGACGGTCGAGGCGCTCGCCCGTTTACGCCCAGCCTTTCGGCCCCACGGTACGATCACCGCCGGCAACGCGCCGGGGCTGAACAGCGCGGCAGCAGCGATGGTCGTCGCCGAGCGCGGCTTTGCCGAGGCAAGGGGCATCGCGCCGATGGGCAGGCTTGCCGGTTATGGTGTCGCCGCAGTGGAGCCGGGCATGTTCGGGCTCGGCCCCGTTCCCGCCGTGCGCAAGGCGCTGGCAAGGGCCGGCTGGAGCCTTTCCGACATCGAGCGTATCGAGATCAACGAGGCCTTCGCGGCCGTGCCCATCGCGGTCACCCGCCAACTCGGTCTGCCCGAAGACATCGTCAATGTAGAGGGCGGCGCAATCGCGCATGGCCACCCGATCGGCGCGACAGGCGCCATCCTGACCACGCGGCTCCTGCATGCGATGAAGCGTGAGGGATTGCGCCGCGGGATCGTGACACTCTGCATCGGCGGAGGACAGGGCATTGCACTAGCGCTGGAGGCGCTATAG
- a CDS encoding L,D-transpeptidase family protein yields the protein MIMKNMTFFAASLAFGLCGTVSAQELQAEAINNASLASIPSERPSNASPRPEPAIVRLQVLLDRAGSSPGVIDGHYGENVTKAVAGFEAMQGLSADGKLDPEVIGRLSDDVAAIQPYVISEADAKGLVDSIPEDYSEQAKMEHLGYTSVAERLSERFHMDIDLFKDLNPDSAFAVGETVWVAMPGAPKLGTAERIEARKQTGQVLAFTEDGSLLSIYPATIGSEESPSPSGTHKVKGVARMPPYIYNPDVNFQQGDNRERLTLPGGPNNPVGSVWIDLSKPTYGIHGAPEPSLIGKSESHGCVRLTNWDAGELAAMVKPGATVEFTD from the coding sequence ATGATCATGAAGAACATGACTTTTTTCGCAGCATCACTGGCATTTGGCCTCTGTGGCACCGTCAGTGCTCAGGAGCTTCAGGCAGAAGCCATCAACAATGCTTCGCTCGCCTCCATCCCGTCAGAACGACCGTCCAACGCCTCGCCTCGACCAGAGCCCGCCATCGTTCGTCTCCAGGTTCTTCTGGACCGCGCGGGCTCATCTCCTGGGGTGATCGACGGCCACTACGGCGAGAATGTCACCAAAGCGGTTGCCGGATTTGAGGCCATGCAAGGTCTTTCCGCCGATGGAAAGCTAGACCCTGAGGTTATCGGTCGACTTTCAGACGATGTGGCCGCCATCCAGCCTTATGTCATCTCCGAAGCAGACGCCAAGGGTCTCGTCGACAGCATTCCCGAAGACTACTCCGAGCAAGCCAAGATGGAGCACCTCGGATATACGAGCGTCGCCGAGAGGCTGTCCGAGCGGTTTCATATGGACATCGATCTTTTCAAGGACCTCAATCCGGATTCGGCATTTGCCGTCGGAGAGACGGTGTGGGTCGCGATGCCCGGCGCCCCGAAGCTGGGCACTGCTGAACGGATCGAGGCGCGCAAGCAAACGGGGCAGGTCCTGGCGTTCACTGAAGACGGCTCATTGCTTTCCATATATCCCGCCACGATCGGCAGCGAAGAGTCGCCTTCGCCCTCTGGCACGCACAAGGTCAAAGGGGTCGCTCGAATGCCCCCCTACATCTACAACCCGGATGTGAACTTCCAGCAGGGTGACAACAGAGAGCGTTTAACGCTGCCCGGCGGCCCTAATAACCCGGTGGGAAGCGTCTGGATCGATCTGTCAAAGCCGACCTACGGGATTCACGGCGCGCCGGAGCCGTCCCTTATCGGAAAGTCCGAGTCACACGGATGCGTTCGCCTGACGAATTGGGACGCAGGGGAACTGGCGGCGATGGTCAAACCGGGGGCAACCGTCGAGTTCACCGACTAA
- a CDS encoding DUF4334 domain-containing protein, giving the protein MSDDGRQRRPEWPAWLSEWLKTSRDEAYGRRIFAQQLPLPVAEMPGLWQGWSLRSGHPLDGVLENLGWYGKLFHSNGRVDPLLFRAGGQRLVAVDPARIPLKLALRFACFGRATFAHNVFSYMQQFLLARGPTAELKELSYNGVKSAAMTYDRQPIIDYFRRINHSTTIGLMEIRGYREPYFFALSRQMHPQDGGFVLVENGRAQSTGRT; this is encoded by the coding sequence ATGAGTGACGACGGTCGCCAGCGACGGCCGGAATGGCCGGCTTGGTTGTCGGAATGGCTAAAAACATCCCGCGACGAGGCCTATGGCAGACGCATATTTGCGCAGCAGTTGCCGCTGCCTGTCGCGGAAATGCCCGGCTTATGGCAGGGATGGAGTTTGCGCAGCGGTCACCCACTTGACGGCGTACTGGAGAATCTCGGCTGGTATGGCAAGCTATTTCATAGCAACGGGCGCGTCGATCCTCTCCTGTTCAGGGCCGGTGGCCAAAGGCTTGTCGCGGTTGATCCGGCGCGAATTCCGCTGAAGCTTGCGCTCCGGTTTGCCTGTTTCGGGCGCGCGACTTTCGCGCATAACGTGTTCTCTTACATGCAGCAGTTCTTATTGGCCCGCGGCCCCACAGCAGAGCTGAAAGAACTGAGCTACAATGGCGTCAAGAGCGCGGCGATGACCTATGATCGTCAACCGATCATCGATTACTTTCGCCGGATCAATCATTCCACGACAATCGGTCTCATGGAGATTCGAGGTTATCGGGAACCTTATTTTTTCGCTCTTTCGCGGCAGATGCACCCGCAAGACGGCGGATTTGTGCTGGTCGAAAATGGCCGGGCGCAAAGCACGGGTCGGACGTGA
- a CDS encoding TIGR01458 family HAD-type hydrolase, with protein MISGVLLDLAGVIYDGEEAVPGATEAVARLHDAGLPVRFVSNTTRSDKQTILERLSRLGVSVASDELFTPAEAARNWLLEHDRSPHLLVHPGLLTEFDGLDGSRRKAVVVGDAGDVFNYETLNAAFRQLLGGAELLALAPNRTFKDTDGKLSLDAGAFVAALEFAGQKDAIVLGKPAPEFFCATLATINCAAREAVMVGDDAETDVAGALRAGLGHALLVRTGKYREGDENRFEPAPTATVGDISAAVGWILARRSDAR; from the coding sequence ATGATCAGCGGTGTGCTCTTGGATCTTGCCGGTGTCATCTATGACGGCGAAGAAGCTGTGCCAGGCGCAACGGAAGCAGTTGCGCGCCTGCACGATGCGGGTCTTCCCGTCCGCTTTGTGAGCAACACGACACGCTCCGACAAGCAGACCATTCTTGAACGCCTCTCCAGGCTCGGCGTCTCAGTTGCGAGCGACGAACTGTTCACTCCGGCCGAGGCGGCTCGCAACTGGCTTCTAGAGCACGACCGATCGCCACACCTTTTGGTTCATCCTGGCCTGTTAACTGAATTTGATGGCCTTGACGGCAGCCGCCGAAAGGCTGTCGTCGTTGGTGATGCAGGCGACGTATTTAACTATGAAACGCTGAATGCGGCGTTCCGGCAGCTCCTCGGGGGTGCTGAACTACTGGCACTCGCCCCGAACCGGACTTTCAAGGATACGGACGGAAAACTCAGCCTCGATGCGGGAGCATTCGTCGCGGCGCTGGAATTCGCGGGTCAGAAAGACGCAATCGTTCTTGGAAAGCCGGCGCCGGAATTCTTCTGTGCCACGCTCGCTACAATCAATTGCGCAGCAAGAGAGGCCGTGATGGTCGGGGACGATGCGGAAACGGACGTCGCGGGAGCTTTGAGGGCCGGCCTTGGCCATGCACTGCTCGTGCGCACGGGAAAGTATCGCGAAGGCGACGAAAACCGTTTCGAACCGGCACCAACGGCGACGGTGGGCGATATCTCAGCCGCTGTTGGCTGGATTCTTGCAAGGCGCAGCGACGCACGATGA
- a CDS encoding glutamine synthetase beta-grasp domain-containing protein, producing MTKYKLEYIWLDGYTPTPNLRGKTQIKEFDAFPTLEQLPLWGFDGSSTMQAEGRSSDCVLKPVAVYPDPARTNGVLVMCEVMMPDGKTPHPSNTRATILDDEGAWFGFEQEYFFYKDGRPLGFPESGYPAPQGPYYTGVGYKNVGAVARQIVEEHLDICLAAGINHEGINAEVAKGQWEFQVFGKGSKKAADEVWMARYLLQRLTEKYGIDIEFHCKPLGDTDWNGSGMHANFSTAYLREVGGKEYFEELMAAFEKNLHDHINVYGPDNHMRLTGKHETAPWNKFSYGVADRGASIRVPHSFVNNGYRGYLEDRRPNSQGDPYQIASQILKTISTVPTKVAKVA from the coding sequence ATGACAAAGTATAAGCTCGAGTACATTTGGCTCGATGGCTACACGCCGACCCCAAATCTCCGCGGAAAAACGCAGATCAAGGAATTCGATGCTTTTCCGACGCTCGAACAACTGCCGCTCTGGGGCTTTGACGGAAGCTCGACGATGCAGGCAGAAGGCCGCAGCTCCGACTGCGTGTTGAAGCCCGTTGCGGTTTATCCGGACCCGGCCCGCACGAACGGCGTCCTGGTCATGTGCGAAGTGATGATGCCGGACGGCAAAACGCCGCACCCGTCGAACACCCGCGCAACGATCCTCGACGACGAAGGCGCCTGGTTCGGCTTCGAGCAGGAATATTTCTTCTACAAAGATGGGCGTCCGCTCGGCTTCCCGGAATCAGGTTACCCGGCACCGCAGGGTCCGTACTACACCGGCGTTGGCTATAAGAACGTCGGCGCTGTCGCCCGCCAGATCGTCGAAGAGCACCTCGATATCTGCCTCGCCGCCGGCATCAACCACGAGGGCATCAACGCCGAAGTGGCCAAGGGTCAGTGGGAGTTCCAGGTTTTCGGTAAGGGCTCCAAGAAGGCGGCCGACGAGGTCTGGATGGCTCGTTACCTACTGCAGCGCCTGACCGAGAAGTACGGCATCGATATCGAGTTCCACTGCAAGCCGCTCGGCGACACCGACTGGAACGGCTCGGGCATGCACGCCAACTTCTCGACCGCCTATCTGCGCGAAGTCGGCGGCAAGGAGTATTTCGAAGAGCTGATGGCTGCCTTCGAGAAGAACCTGCACGACCACATCAACGTCTACGGCCCGGACAACCACATGCGCCTGACGGGCAAGCATGAGACTGCGCCGTGGAACAAGTTTAGCTATGGCGTTGCCGACCGCGGCGCGTCGATCCGCGTACCGCACAGCTTCGTCAATAATGGTTACCGCGGTTACCTCGAAGATCGCCGCCCGAACTCTCAGGGCGACCCCTACCAGATCGCTTCTCAGATCCTGAAGACGATCTCGACCGTTCCGACGAAAGTCGCCAAGGTAGCTTAA
- a CDS encoding DUF2735 domain-containing protein, whose product MATSFYRKSAEIYQFPARPARKVEERRGEASAKADLTTSDVCEAADGCWYHEEAVRAETSTTH is encoded by the coding sequence ATGGCCACGAGTTTTTACCGCAAGTCGGCTGAGATCTATCAGTTCCCCGCACGGCCTGCGAGGAAGGTCGAGGAACGTCGCGGCGAAGCCTCCGCAAAAGCAGATCTCACTACGTCAGATGTGTGCGAGGCTGCTGACGGCTGCTGGTATCACGAAGAAGCAGTTCGAGCGGAAACGAGCACAACCCACTGA